The proteins below come from a single Marinobacter bohaiensis genomic window:
- the rpsO gene encoding 30S ribosomal protein S15 has protein sequence MALSAAEKSQIVTDFQQGEGDTGSPEVQVALLSANIDKLQNHFKANKQDHHSRRGLIRMVNQRRKLLDYLKKKNADRYLDLIQRLGLRR, from the coding sequence ATGGCACTGTCTGCCGCAGAGAAGTCACAGATCGTCACTGATTTTCAGCAAGGTGAAGGCGACACCGGTTCCCCGGAAGTGCAGGTTGCACTGCTGAGCGCCAACATCGACAAGCTGCAGAATCACTTCAAGGCCAACAAGCAGGATCACCATTCCCGCCGTGGCCTGATTCGGATGGTTAACCAGCGTCGTAAGCTGCTGGACTACCTGAAGAAGAAGAACGCCGATCGCTACCTGGACCTGATCCAGCGTCTCGGTCTGCGTCGCTAA
- the infB gene encoding translation initiation factor IF-2 — MAEVTVKQLADDVGAPVDRLLRQIVEAGLKARSENDAVSSDEKQQLLAFLRKTHGEANAEPRKITLKRKTTTTLKTGGSGATRGKTVNVEVRKKRTYIKRTETQQPEQEDAPVAEETPQAAPEAPVETPVAEQERPAEAPAAEEQAPAEPEQPEAEEPEVDAEAPVPVEDVPVPPVDADGGKDRKAKKKKDKSRERADDSDDGKPKKKSAGHRGPRNRPAEPVSFSEDDDGGARKPLRAKKKPKQKRHGFEKPTKPMVREVEIPETITVGDLAQRMAVKAADVIKTLMGMGVMTTINQPLDQETAVLVTEELGHKPKTTSEDAFEEEVLSEISFEGEKVKRAPVISVMGHVDHGKTSLLDHIRRTKVAAGESGGITQHIGAYHVETDQGMVTFLDTPGHAAFTAMRARGAQSTDIVILVVAADDGVMPQTKEAVDHARSAGVPIVVAINKMDKEQADPDRIKTELAGMDVIPEDWGGDVQFVPVSAHSGQGIDDLLEAVLLQSEILELEAVPTAPGAGVVVESSLEKGRGSVATILVQNGTVRQGDMIVAGAYFGKVRAMMNETGDQVKEAGPSIPVEILGLNGTPDAGDEFFVVADERKAKELAEFRQKREREQRLQRQQAAKLENLFENMGKDEVKTLNVVLKTDVRGSLEAITKALQEIGNEEVQVKIVSSGVGGIAETDVSLALATDSVLFGFNVRADASAKRLVEQEGVDLRYYSIIYNMIDDVRAALTGMLAPEFREDIVGIADVRDVFRSPKFGQVAGCMVTEGTVYRNKPIRVLRDNVVIFEGELESLRRFKDDVQEVKKGIECGIGVKGYDVKVGDQIEVFDRVRVERQLES; from the coding sequence ATGGCTGAAGTAACCGTAAAACAGCTGGCCGATGATGTAGGCGCTCCCGTGGACCGCTTGCTGCGCCAGATCGTAGAGGCTGGCCTGAAAGCCCGTTCTGAGAATGACGCTGTCAGCAGTGATGAGAAGCAGCAACTGCTGGCTTTCCTGCGCAAGACCCACGGCGAAGCCAACGCCGAGCCGCGCAAGATCACGCTCAAGCGCAAGACCACCACCACCCTGAAAACCGGTGGCAGTGGCGCTACACGCGGCAAGACGGTCAACGTAGAGGTTCGCAAGAAGCGCACATACATCAAGCGCACTGAAACGCAGCAGCCGGAGCAGGAAGACGCGCCGGTGGCAGAGGAAACGCCCCAGGCGGCTCCGGAAGCCCCTGTAGAAACGCCGGTCGCCGAGCAGGAACGTCCTGCTGAAGCCCCGGCTGCAGAGGAACAGGCGCCGGCCGAGCCGGAACAGCCGGAAGCAGAGGAGCCTGAGGTGGACGCCGAGGCGCCGGTGCCTGTCGAGGATGTGCCGGTACCGCCGGTCGACGCTGATGGTGGCAAAGACCGCAAGGCGAAGAAGAAAAAGGATAAATCTCGCGAACGCGCCGATGACAGCGACGATGGCAAGCCGAAGAAGAAATCGGCGGGCCACCGTGGACCGCGTAACCGTCCGGCCGAGCCGGTGTCCTTCAGTGAGGACGACGACGGTGGCGCGCGTAAACCGCTGCGGGCGAAAAAGAAACCCAAACAGAAGAGGCATGGTTTCGAGAAACCGACCAAACCCATGGTGCGTGAAGTAGAGATTCCGGAAACCATTACGGTGGGTGACCTGGCCCAGCGTATGGCCGTAAAAGCGGCCGATGTTATCAAGACGCTGATGGGGATGGGGGTCATGACCACCATCAACCAGCCTCTGGATCAGGAAACCGCTGTGCTCGTGACTGAAGAGCTCGGTCACAAGCCCAAGACCACCAGCGAGGATGCTTTCGAGGAAGAAGTCCTGAGCGAAATTTCCTTTGAGGGTGAGAAGGTCAAACGGGCCCCGGTCATCAGTGTGATGGGCCACGTCGACCACGGTAAGACTTCTCTGCTGGATCACATCCGCCGCACCAAGGTGGCGGCTGGCGAGTCCGGTGGTATTACCCAGCACATTGGTGCCTACCACGTGGAAACCGACCAGGGCATGGTCACCTTCCTCGACACCCCGGGCCACGCGGCGTTTACCGCCATGCGGGCGCGCGGTGCCCAGAGCACCGATATCGTTATCCTGGTTGTGGCGGCCGATGACGGCGTGATGCCGCAGACCAAGGAAGCCGTGGATCACGCCCGTTCCGCGGGTGTTCCGATTGTTGTGGCCATCAACAAGATGGACAAGGAACAGGCGGACCCGGACCGGATCAAGACCGAGCTGGCCGGTATGGACGTGATTCCGGAAGACTGGGGCGGCGACGTACAGTTCGTGCCCGTGTCCGCGCATTCCGGTCAGGGCATTGATGATCTGCTCGAAGCGGTTCTGCTGCAGTCCGAGATTCTCGAGCTGGAGGCCGTGCCGACCGCACCGGGTGCGGGTGTGGTTGTTGAGTCCAGCCTGGAAAAAGGTCGCGGCTCTGTGGCGACTATCCTGGTCCAGAACGGTACCGTCCGTCAGGGCGACATGATCGTGGCCGGAGCCTACTTCGGTAAGGTCCGGGCGATGATGAACGAGACCGGCGACCAGGTGAAGGAAGCGGGTCCGTCCATTCCGGTCGAGATCCTGGGCCTGAACGGAACACCGGACGCCGGCGACGAGTTCTTCGTGGTAGCGGACGAGCGCAAGGCGAAGGAACTGGCCGAGTTCCGCCAGAAGCGCGAGCGTGAGCAGCGTTTGCAGCGCCAGCAGGCGGCCAAGCTGGAGAACCTGTTCGAGAACATGGGCAAAGACGAGGTCAAGACCCTCAACGTTGTCCTCAAGACCGACGTGCGCGGTTCCCTGGAAGCCATCACCAAGGCTCTGCAGGAAATCGGCAACGAAGAAGTCCAGGTCAAGATCGTGTCCTCCGGCGTGGGCGGGATTGCCGAAACCGACGTCAGCCTGGCACTGGCCACCGACTCCGTACTCTTCGGTTTCAACGTCCGTGCCGATGCCTCCGCCAAGCGACTGGTGGAACAGGAAGGCGTCGACCTGCGCTACTACAGCATCATCTACAACATGATCGATGATGTGCGCGCAGCGCTGACCGGCATGCTGGCACCGGAGTTCCGCGAGGACATCGTGGGCATCGCCGATGTGCGCGATGTGTTCCGCTCGCCGAAGTTCGGTCAGGTGGCCGGCTGTATGGTCACCGAGGGCACCGTCTACCGTAACAAGCCGATCCGGGTCCTGCGTGACAACGTGGTGATCTTCGAAGGCGAACTCGAATCCCTGCGCCGCTTCAAGGACGATGTCCAGGAAGTGAAGAAGGGCATCGAGTGTGGTATCGGTGTTAAGGGCTACGACGTCAAGGTCGGTGACCAGATCGAGGTCTTCGACCGGGTCAGGGTCGAGCGTCAGCTGGAAAGCTGA
- the rbfA gene encoding 30S ribosome-binding factor RbfA, with protein sequence MPKEFSRVDRVADQIQKELAVMVQREIKDPRLGMVTINAVKVSRDLGYADVYISLLTADEVTEDDESVQDSLKVLRKAAGFLRSQLGRAMKLRVVPQLRFHFDTLGGQSRHIDSLIDQAMGKKPAVGPSDDADEESRD encoded by the coding sequence ATGCCAAAAGAATTCAGCCGGGTTGACCGGGTTGCGGACCAGATCCAGAAAGAACTGGCCGTTATGGTCCAGCGTGAGATCAAGGATCCGCGTCTGGGCATGGTCACCATCAATGCCGTCAAGGTCAGCCGGGACCTGGGCTATGCCGACGTTTACATTTCGCTGCTGACCGCCGACGAGGTCACGGAAGACGATGAAAGCGTGCAGGATTCGCTCAAGGTTCTGCGTAAGGCGGCGGGCTTCCTGCGCAGCCAGCTCGGACGGGCGATGAAGCTGCGGGTGGTTCCCCAGCTGCGCTTCCACTTCGACACGCTGGGTGGTCAGAGCCGTCATATCGACAGCCTGATCGACCAGGCCATGGGCAAGAAGCCGGCGGTCGGACCGTCCGACGACGCCGACGAGGAGAGCCGGGATTGA
- the pnp gene encoding polyribonucleotide nucleotidyltransferase: MNPVKKSFELGGKTVTLETGRIARQATGSVLVTIDDISVLGTVVAQKEPKPGQPFFPLTVNYSEKTYAVGKIPGGFFKREGRPSEKETLTSRLIDRPIRPLFPKGFMNEVQVICTVMSSSKTQDPDIAGMLAASAALALSGVPFEGPVGASRVGYTDEDGYFLNPTFEQLETSKLDMVVAGTQDAVLMVESEAQGLTEDQMLGAVLFAHDAMQTAVTAIKELAAEAGQPRWEWTPAEVNTSLADALESGFSDAVTEAYGIRDKMERYKRLGEVRNDAVEKLAGEEEGQPSEDEVKAYFGKLEKTIVRRQVIEGKPRIDGRDNKTVRPIEVEVGVLPSTHGSALFTRGETQAIVTTTLGTARDMQIIDALEGERKDPFLFHYNFPPFSVGETGRVGAPGRREIGHGRLAKRGVAAVMPTVEEFPYTIRAVSEITESNGSSSMASVCGSSLALMDAGVPIKAPVAGIAMGLVKEGEQFAVLTDILGDEDHLGDMDFKVAGTAEGITALQMDIKITGITEEIMEIALEQAHSARQHILGEMAKVISEPRSTLSDRAPSITSMKIHPDKIRDVIGKGGSVIRSICDDTGASIDLDDDGNVKIYADNQAAAQAAQKRVMEITAEIEVGAIYKGKVERIVDFGAFVNILPGKDGLVHISQIAERRIENVTDELSEGQEVLVKVLDVDNRGRVKLSMKEVKEGEQPTEFGA, translated from the coding sequence GTGAATCCGGTAAAGAAATCATTTGAACTCGGTGGCAAGACAGTCACCCTGGAAACTGGACGCATCGCACGCCAGGCCACTGGCTCCGTGCTGGTCACTATCGACGACATCTCCGTGCTGGGCACGGTCGTGGCCCAGAAAGAGCCCAAGCCGGGCCAGCCGTTCTTCCCGCTGACCGTCAACTACAGCGAGAAGACCTACGCGGTGGGTAAGATCCCGGGTGGCTTCTTCAAGCGTGAAGGTCGTCCTTCCGAGAAGGAAACCCTGACGTCCCGCCTGATCGACCGTCCGATCCGTCCGCTGTTCCCGAAAGGCTTCATGAACGAAGTGCAGGTCATCTGTACCGTCATGTCCTCCAGCAAGACCCAGGATCCGGACATCGCCGGCATGCTGGCCGCCTCCGCTGCACTGGCCCTCTCCGGCGTGCCGTTTGAAGGCCCGGTGGGCGCGTCCCGTGTGGGTTACACCGACGAGGACGGTTACTTCCTGAACCCCACGTTCGAACAGTTGGAAACGTCCAAGCTGGACATGGTCGTGGCCGGTACCCAGGACGCGGTGCTCATGGTTGAGTCCGAGGCCCAGGGCCTGACCGAAGACCAGATGCTGGGCGCGGTCCTGTTCGCGCACGACGCCATGCAGACCGCCGTTACCGCTATCAAGGAACTGGCTGCCGAAGCCGGTCAACCGCGCTGGGAGTGGACGCCGGCCGAGGTCAACACCTCCCTGGCGGACGCGCTGGAGTCCGGCTTCAGCGACGCCGTCACCGAAGCCTACGGCATTCGCGACAAGATGGAGCGTTACAAGCGTCTGGGCGAAGTTCGCAACGACGCCGTCGAGAAGCTGGCCGGCGAAGAGGAAGGCCAGCCGTCCGAGGACGAGGTTAAGGCCTACTTCGGCAAACTGGAAAAGACCATCGTTCGTCGCCAGGTCATTGAAGGCAAGCCGCGTATCGACGGTCGTGACAACAAGACCGTGCGTCCGATCGAAGTGGAAGTGGGCGTGCTGCCGAGCACCCACGGTTCCGCCCTGTTCACCCGTGGCGAGACCCAGGCCATCGTGACCACCACCCTGGGCACCGCGCGCGACATGCAGATCATCGACGCGCTGGAAGGTGAGCGTAAGGATCCGTTCCTGTTCCACTACAACTTCCCGCCGTTCAGTGTTGGCGAGACCGGCCGCGTAGGCGCTCCGGGCCGTCGTGAAATCGGTCACGGTCGTCTGGCCAAGCGTGGTGTGGCGGCGGTCATGCCGACCGTTGAAGAGTTCCCGTACACCATCCGTGCGGTTTCCGAGATCACCGAATCCAACGGTTCCAGCTCCATGGCCTCGGTCTGTGGTTCCAGTCTGGCGCTGATGGACGCGGGTGTCCCCATCAAGGCACCGGTGGCCGGTATCGCCATGGGTCTGGTCAAGGAAGGCGAGCAGTTCGCGGTCCTGACCGACATCCTGGGTGACGAAGACCACCTGGGCGACATGGACTTCAAGGTCGCGGGTACCGCCGAGGGCATCACCGCCCTGCAGATGGACATCAAGATCACCGGCATTACCGAAGAGATCATGGAAATCGCCCTGGAGCAGGCGCACTCTGCGCGTCAGCATATCCTGGGTGAAATGGCCAAGGTCATCTCCGAGCCGCGCTCCACGCTGTCCGACCGTGCCCCAAGCATCACCAGCATGAAGATCCACCCGGACAAGATCCGTGACGTGATCGGCAAGGGCGGTTCCGTGATCCGCTCAATCTGCGACGACACCGGCGCCTCCATCGACCTGGACGACGACGGCAACGTCAAGATCTACGCCGACAACCAGGCCGCCGCCCAGGCCGCGCAGAAGCGCGTCATGGAGATCACCGCCGAAATCGAAGTCGGTGCGATCTACAAGGGCAAGGTTGAGCGCATTGTGGACTTCGGCGCCTTCGTCAACATCCTGCCGGGCAAGGATGGTCTGGTGCACATTTCCCAGATCGCCGAGCGTCGCATTGAGAACGTCACTGACGAGCTCAGCGAAGGCCAGGAAGTACTGGTCAAGGTGCTGGATGTGGACAACCGCGGTCGCGTGAAGCTGTCCATGAAAGAAGTGAAGGAAGGCGAGCAGCCGACCGAATTCGGCGCCTGA
- a CDS encoding alpha/beta hydrolase, whose product MARRTARVLLTLSLALPLLMLGGCSSLFFYPDKTVYITPDQLNLEYRDVYLDTVDGERLHGWWLPAQGEPHGTVYFLHGNAQNMSSHLLNVAWMPKEAYNVFLIDYRGYGQSTGAPDIEGALTDSETGFRWLVQQPDTGPYYLLGQSLGGGLGLMLAAEWQDRGEQPPLTAVVLDSTFAGFRAIAREKLDSFWLTWLFQVPLSWTIPGDYEGVDHIDRISPVPVMVIHSLRDGIIPFHNGTSLYTAAKQPKEFLQTNTPHASTFVIPAYREAVVAFLEEAASNEESTTSGE is encoded by the coding sequence ATGGCACGCCGGACTGCACGTGTACTTCTAACGCTCTCGCTGGCCCTGCCGCTGCTGATGCTGGGCGGCTGTTCGAGTCTGTTCTTCTATCCGGACAAGACGGTCTACATCACGCCGGACCAGTTAAACCTGGAGTACCGGGACGTTTACCTGGACACGGTCGACGGCGAGCGGCTCCACGGCTGGTGGCTTCCGGCGCAGGGAGAACCTCACGGTACCGTCTACTTCCTGCACGGCAACGCCCAGAACATGAGCAGCCACCTGCTCAACGTGGCCTGGATGCCCAAGGAGGCCTACAACGTCTTCCTGATCGATTATCGCGGCTACGGCCAGTCCACCGGCGCACCGGATATCGAGGGTGCCCTGACGGACTCAGAGACCGGCTTTCGCTGGCTGGTGCAACAACCGGACACCGGGCCCTATTATCTGCTGGGACAGAGCCTGGGTGGCGGCCTGGGGCTGATGCTGGCCGCGGAATGGCAAGACCGGGGTGAACAGCCGCCCTTGACCGCGGTCGTGCTGGACAGCACCTTCGCCGGTTTCCGCGCCATCGCCCGGGAAAAGCTCGACAGTTTCTGGCTCACCTGGCTGTTCCAGGTGCCGCTGAGCTGGACCATCCCGGGGGACTACGAAGGCGTCGATCACATCGACCGAATCAGCCCGGTGCCGGTCATGGTGATCCACAGCCTGCGCGACGGCATTATCCCCTTCCACAACGGCACATCGCTCTACACGGCCGCGAAGCAGCCCAAGGAATTCCTGCAGACCAACACGCCCCACGCGTCGACGTTTGTGATCCCGGCCTACCGGGAGGCGGTGGTGGCGTTTCTTGAGGAGGCCGCTTCGAACGAGGAAAGCACCACTTCAGGCGAGTAG
- the nusA gene encoding transcription termination factor NusA translates to MSKEILLVVEAVSNEKGVEKEVIFEAIELALATAAKKRYEDEEADIRVEIDRRTGDYETFRRWLVVDNEAVPALGTELTMQEAEEIDTSLQPGDVHEEKVESVAFGRIGAQAAKQIIFQKVREAERTKIVDSYRDRVGELISGTVKKVTRDNVIVDLGANAEALLPRDQLIPRETFRMGDRVRALLLEIRTDHRGPQLILSRTNPAMLIELFRIEVPEIAEDLIEIRGAARDPGSRAKIAVKTNDRRIDPVGACVGMRGSRVQAVSNELGGERVDIVLWDDNPAQLVINAMAPAEVASIVMDEDRQTMEVAVAEDNLAQAIGRNGQNVRLASELTGWTLNVMTEEEAGERQEQEYNRLLNHFTENLDVDEELAGVLIEEGFTTLEEVAYVPMDEMLAIDGFDEDMVSELRTRAKDRLLNQALASEEALEGNEPAEDLLTMDGMDRALAFKLAGMGVRTMDDLAEQSVDDLLDIEGMDEERAGQLIMTARAPWFQDQE, encoded by the coding sequence ATGAGTAAAGAGATCTTGCTGGTAGTTGAAGCCGTCTCCAACGAGAAGGGTGTGGAAAAAGAGGTCATTTTCGAGGCCATCGAACTTGCCCTGGCGACAGCAGCCAAGAAACGCTACGAAGACGAGGAAGCGGACATCCGCGTCGAAATCGATCGTCGCACCGGTGACTATGAAACTTTCCGGCGCTGGCTGGTGGTGGACAACGAGGCCGTTCCCGCACTGGGTACCGAGCTGACCATGCAGGAGGCCGAGGAGATCGATACCAGCCTCCAGCCGGGCGATGTCCATGAAGAGAAGGTCGAATCCGTGGCCTTTGGCCGGATCGGCGCGCAGGCGGCCAAGCAGATTATTTTCCAGAAGGTGCGTGAAGCCGAGCGTACCAAGATCGTCGACAGCTACCGCGACCGGGTCGGCGAGCTGATTTCCGGTACCGTCAAGAAAGTAACCCGTGACAACGTGATTGTGGACCTCGGTGCTAACGCCGAAGCCCTGCTCCCGCGCGATCAGTTGATTCCGCGGGAGACCTTCCGTATGGGCGATCGCGTTCGCGCGCTGCTGCTCGAGATCCGGACCGACCACCGTGGGCCGCAACTGATCCTGAGCCGTACCAACCCGGCCATGCTGATCGAGCTGTTCCGCATCGAGGTGCCGGAGATTGCCGAGGACCTGATCGAAATCCGTGGCGCCGCCCGCGATCCCGGCTCCCGCGCCAAGATTGCGGTCAAGACCAACGACCGCCGTATCGATCCGGTTGGCGCCTGTGTGGGCATGCGGGGTTCACGTGTCCAGGCCGTATCCAATGAACTGGGCGGCGAGCGCGTTGATATCGTGCTGTGGGACGACAACCCGGCACAGCTGGTGATCAATGCCATGGCGCCGGCGGAAGTGGCGTCCATCGTTATGGACGAGGATCGCCAGACCATGGAAGTGGCGGTCGCCGAGGACAACCTGGCCCAGGCCATCGGTCGCAACGGGCAGAACGTGCGCCTGGCGAGCGAGCTGACCGGCTGGACCCTCAATGTCATGACCGAGGAAGAGGCCGGCGAGCGCCAGGAGCAGGAATACAACCGCCTGCTGAACCATTTCACCGAGAACCTCGATGTCGACGAGGAATTGGCCGGGGTCCTGATCGAAGAAGGCTTTACCACCCTGGAAGAAGTGGCTTATGTACCGATGGACGAGATGCTCGCCATCGATGGATTCGATGAGGATATGGTCAGCGAGCTCCGTACTCGCGCCAAGGACCGCCTGCTCAATCAGGCTCTGGCCAGCGAAGAGGCCCTGGAGGGCAACGAGCCGGCTGAAGATCTGCTGACGATGGACGGCATGGACCGTGCGCTGGCATTCAAGCTGGCCGGTATGGGCGTGCGGACCATGGACGATCTGGCAGAGCAGTCCGTGGATGACCTGCTGGACATCGAAGGTATGGACGAAGAGCGTGCGGGCCAGTTGATCATGACCGCACGTGCGCCCTGGTTCCAGGACCAGGAATAA
- the truB gene encoding tRNA pseudouridine(55) synthase TruB codes for MSRRRRGREVNGILVIDKPQGVTSNGVLQQVKRLYGAAKAGHTGSLDPLATGVLPLCFGEATKFSQLMLDSDKAYVATGQLGVITDSGDSDGAVMAERALPEGLSQADLDAVLPRFRGAIEQVPSMYSALKHKGRPLYEYAREGIEIERPARPVTIHSLELLSFDGRHFDIAVSCSKGTYIRSLVEDIGEALGCGAHVTSLRRTGAAGFGLDQAHDVAELERMREEGQSLDPLLVPVDAALEAFPKIMLQDEQIVSILNGQPVKMSGHPPGWVRLYGDERFLGLGEQLPDGRVSPRRLVKQA; via the coding sequence TTGAGCCGGCGTCGTCGAGGCCGTGAGGTGAACGGCATCCTGGTGATCGACAAGCCCCAGGGTGTCACCTCCAACGGCGTTCTGCAGCAGGTCAAGCGGTTGTATGGCGCCGCCAAAGCCGGCCACACCGGCAGTCTGGACCCGTTGGCGACCGGGGTGCTGCCGCTTTGCTTCGGCGAAGCCACCAAGTTTTCCCAGCTGATGCTCGACAGCGATAAAGCCTACGTCGCCACAGGGCAACTTGGCGTGATCACCGACAGCGGCGACAGCGACGGCGCGGTGATGGCCGAGCGGGCGCTACCCGAAGGGCTGTCGCAGGCGGATCTGGACGCGGTGCTGCCGCGTTTCCGGGGGGCGATCGAACAGGTCCCGTCGATGTACTCGGCACTCAAGCACAAGGGGCGCCCGCTGTACGAGTATGCTCGCGAAGGCATCGAGATTGAGCGACCGGCACGGCCGGTGACCATCCATTCCCTGGAGCTGCTGTCGTTCGACGGCCGCCACTTCGACATTGCCGTGTCCTGCAGCAAGGGCACCTACATCCGCTCGCTGGTGGAGGACATTGGCGAGGCCCTGGGCTGCGGGGCGCACGTCACAAGCTTGCGTCGTACCGGCGCCGCGGGTTTCGGGCTTGATCAGGCGCACGACGTCGCCGAGCTGGAACGGATGCGCGAGGAAGGCCAGTCGCTGGACCCGCTGCTGGTTCCGGTGGACGCCGCGCTGGAAGCCTTCCCGAAAATAATGCTTCAGGATGAGCAGATTGTATCGATATTGAACGGACAACCCGTTAAAATGTCGGGTCACCCGCCGGGATGGGTTCGCCTCTACGGAGACGAGCGTTTTCTCGGATTGGGCGAGCAGTTGCCGGATGGTCGGGTTAGCCCGCGTCGTCTGGTGAAGCAGGCCTGA
- the rimP gene encoding ribosome maturation factor RimP, translating into MSAKVKQLESILRPVIEGLGYDFWGLEFRSQGHKSMLRIFIDDAENGVSVDDCETVSRQVSGVMDVEDPIQTEYTLEVSSPGMDRPLFRLEQYEAWAGHNVKIRLRMAFEGRRKFEGLLKGVEGSDVIVIVDDHEYLLPIDSIEKANIVPVFK; encoded by the coding sequence TTGTCAGCCAAAGTAAAGCAACTCGAAAGTATCCTGCGTCCCGTGATTGAAGGGCTTGGCTACGATTTCTGGGGCCTTGAATTCCGCTCCCAGGGCCACAAGTCCATGCTCCGGATCTTTATAGATGACGCGGAAAACGGCGTCAGCGTGGACGACTGCGAAACCGTCAGTCGCCAGGTCAGCGGCGTCATGGACGTTGAGGACCCTATCCAGACGGAATACACGCTGGAAGTGTCGTCGCCGGGCATGGACCGGCCTCTGTTCCGGCTCGAACAGTACGAAGCCTGGGCCGGGCACAATGTCAAAATCCGCCTGCGCATGGCCTTTGAGGGACGCCGCAAGTTTGAAGGCCTTCTCAAAGGTGTCGAGGGCAGTGACGTCATCGTGATCGTGGACGATCACGAATATCTGCTTCCGATCGACAGTATCGAAAAAGCCAACATCGTTCCGGTTTTTAAATAA